One Ictalurus punctatus breed USDA103 chromosome 10, Coco_2.0, whole genome shotgun sequence genomic region harbors:
- the rxfp3.3a2 gene encoding relaxin-3 receptor 1, translating into MEGARLHKAPALFSESMGEILNLSGWLTPNKSVTHLHKFSTLEDIDLSADGNLILRIIISSVYVAVCAVGLVGNLLVFFLMKTKLGESRRKRSAINFFVVNLAVTDFQFVLTLPFWAADAALDFSWPFGNAMCKIVLSVTVMNMYASVFFLTAMSVSRYWSVACCVRSSGARRRFTSVKRVCAALWVLASIATAPTAAFSTVTVVAGERLCLLRFPDGHHWLALYHLQKVVLAFILPMITLSICNALLLRFVRRRISANGSRPRRRSKVTKSVLVVVLSFFICWMPNHAITLWGVLVKFNAVRWDKTYYMIHTYVFPLTVCLAHANSCLNPVLYCLMRREFRKMLRNLFWRVSSPAGTKARGSGGAVDRESV; encoded by the coding sequence ATGGAAGGTGCGAGGTTGCACAAGGCACCTGCGCTTTTCTCGGAAAGCATGGGGGAGATTTTGAACCTCAGCGGGTGGCTGACACCGAACAAGAGTGTAACACACCTGCACAAGTTCAGCACTCTGGAGGACATCGACCTGAGCGCTGATGGAAATCTTATCCTGAGGATCATCATTTCATCGGTTTACGTGGCGGTGTGCGCCGTGGGTCTGGTCGGCAACCTGCTGGTGTTCTTCCTGATGAAGACGAAGCTAGGGGAGAGTAGGAGGAAGAGATCCGCGATCAACTTTTTCGTCGTCAACTTAGCCGTGACCGACTTCCAGTTCGTGCTCACGCTGCCGTTCTGGGCTGCGGACGCGGCGCTGGATTTCAGCTGGCCCTTCGGTAACGCCATGTGCAAGATCGTGCTGTCCGTCACCGTGATGAACATGTACGCCAGCGTGTTCTTCCTCACGGCCATGAGCGTGAGTCGGTACTGGTCGGTGGCGTGCTGCGTGAGAAGCAGCGGCGCGCGGCGCAGGTTCACATCTGTCAAGCGCGTGTGCGCGGCGCTCTGGGTTCTCGCGAGCATCGCCACGGCGCCCACGGCCGCCTTCTCCACGGTGACAGTGGTCGCCGGTGAGAGGCTGTGCCTCCTCCGCTTTCCCGACGGCCACCACTGGCTCGCGCTCTACCACCTCCAGAAAGTCGTGCTCGCCTTCATCTTGCCCATGATCACGCTGTCCATCTGCAACGCGCTACTTTTGCGCTTCGTGCGCCGCAGGATCAGCGCGAACGGCAGCCGCCCGAGGAGACGATCAAAAGTCACCAAATCCGTGCTCGTCGTGGTCCTTTCGTTCTTCATCTGCTGGATGCCGAATCACGCCATCACGCTTTGGGGAGTGCTCGTGAAATTTAACGCGGTGCGCTGGGACAAGACGTACTACATGATCCACACGTACGTGTTCCCGCTGACTGTTTGCCTCGCTCACGCGAACAGCTGTTTAAACCCGGTGTTGTATTGCTTAATGCGAAGAGAGTTCAGGAAGATGCTGAGGAACCTGTTCTGGAGAGTTTCCTCGCCTGCTGGCACGAAAGCGCGCGGCTCCGGGGGTGCCGTGGACCGAGAATCCGTTTAA